Within the Planctomycetota bacterium genome, the region CCCCGCGAACGAGGATGTATGTGAGACAAGGCTGCGGCGGCACTTGGGCCGCCCGCCGATGGAGGATTGACCATGGAACGAACGCTTGAGGTAGCCTGCGAGGGGACGACCAGCAGCTTCGCCGTCCGCAAGCTGAGCCGGGCGACCCTGTACGGCACGAGGCGGCGGGTGCCGGTGGATTGCGAGGGCCGAGAGTGCAAGGCTGCCGCCCTGACCCGCGACGGCCGATTCCTGTTGCCGCCAGGCACGACAGCCACGCTATACCTGGATGATCGCGGGGACGCCGTCGAGCGCGGCGAGTTGCGCGCGGCGCAGCGAGGCCAGGGCGCGGCATCGGCTCCCGAGCCGCAGGTCGCAAAGGCAGCTGACCTTCTCGATTGTGTCGTTCGCCGGGTCTATGGCCTGGTGCCCGTCGCGGTGTCGGCGCAGCTTGATAGGCGTCTCGCCGCCACGGGCATCTGCCGCCTGGAGGGCGGGGACGATGGCGGCGAGGTACGCTTCCTCGTGAAGAACGCCGCCGGCTACTTCCTCATGATAGGGGAGCCGAGCGGCTTCCGCTTCGTGGGTCCCGACCAGGCGGACCTGTCGATCCCCGAGAGCGATGGGGCCTGGGACGGCCTCGACTTCGCCAGGCTCTGATGCAGGAGACAGATGATGTCGCGTTGGATTCGGATTCGTGACAGCCGCGGCCGCGATGCGCGGGTGCGGATGGAGCCTGCCCATCGCCGCGGCCGGCCGACGCTCCAGGCGCTCGACGGGCGAGCCGTCGAGGCAGCCCGGTTCATTAAGGCGCCGATGTCGAGGAGCTACGGGGTGCTCCGTCACCGCTGCCCCGACGATGTGGAGCTTGCCGAGTTGCTGATCGAGGAGGACCCCGAGATCGACATCGAGGCGACGGGCCGACGGACAGGCCCGACCGACCACGTGCTCCTCGATCCCGATGGCAACGTCCTCTATGCGGCGGCGGAGATCGAGATTGTGTACAACCGCGATGGCATCGAGTTGGAACGCCGCCTGCCGGCGGACACGCCGGCCAATGTGGATGGTGACGCGGGTCTGGTCTGGACGGGCAGGATGCTCCCCCGCTCGCAGGCGGCGCGGCGCTTCGCCTACACCCGCGCCCTTCAGCTTCGTCACGTGGACGGTCTGACGTACGACTTCCTGTTCGGGATGGCGCGGGAGCTTGACCAGGCGGATGCCCTGGCCCTGATTGGAGCGGGGCCGGGCGGACGGGACCCGATCCTCCTCGAACGGAACGGCGTTCCCCATCGCGGGTTCCTGGAGGGCCGGGTGGACGGGGACTGCTACCTGCTCGTCCTTCACCTGACGAACCTCGAACTGACGATGCCTGAGGAGGTGACCCCATGATCGCCCAGGAGCAGGCCCGCTGGCAGCCGCTTGGGACGGCGGGGCGGATCGCGCCCCAGGGCAGCATCGCCGACCGGGCGCTGGCACAGCGCCTCGCCGCCTACAAGAGACAGGTCGCCGGCCGCTACCGCAGCATCTCGCCCGCCGATCTCGCCACGGCGCTCCCGCCGGGTCCCTACCTCGTCTCCCCAAAGCTGGATGGCGAGACGTGGTTCCTGCGCGTCGCCGGCGGCGAGGCGTGGTTGCTGTCGCCCAGTGGGAGGGTCATCGGCGACGTGCCGGCCACGGCAGAGGCTAGTCGCCTCCTGGCGGGACGCGACCTGCTCCTGGCCGGCGAACTCTACGCCAATGGCTCAGCCCGCCGGCCGCGCGTCCACGACCTCGCCGCGGCCTTGGGCGGTGGCCCCAGCGCCCCCGTCGATCACCTCGGCTTCGGGGCCTTCGACCTGCTCGATGATGGCGGCGAGGACGCACAACGCATACCATTCGTCGGACGAGCGGAGCGGCTCGCCTCTCTGCTTGATGGCGGACAGCTCTGCCGTTGCGTGCCCTTTGGACAGGTCACCGACTCACGCGAGCTGCTTGAGACCTACGACCGCTTGGTCACTTGCGAGGGCCACGAGGGCCTAGTCATCCGCTGCGCCGATGGGCAGATCATCAAGGTCAAGCCGGAGATCACCATCGACGCGGCGGTTGTGGGCTTCACGGAACGCGCCAGGGGCGGCGTGGCGGAACTGTTGCTCGCACTGCTGCGGCCTGACGGAGTGTTCCAGCTTCTCGGCCGGGTGGACACGGGGTTCGCTGAGGCCGACCGACTGGAATTGGCCGAGCGGCTTCGACCTCTCATCGTCGAATCGTCCCACCTCGCCGCGTCGCGTGCCGGCGCGCTCTTCCGCTTCGTGCGGCCCGAGGTGGTCGTCGAGGCCAAGTGCAATGACCTCCTGACCTTGAGGGCGAGCGGCGAACACGTGCGGCGGATGGCAATGCGGCACACGCCCGGTAGCGCCCCGCCCTGGGAAGCGCTCCGACCTCTGCCGGCGGCGAGCATGATGCATGCCGTCTTCCGCCGGCTCCGCGACGACAAGGCCGTGGACACCGACGGCGTCCGCTGGAGCCAGGTGACGGACCTCGTGGCGGTCGAGGACATCGGCGGCGCGCAGGCCGTCGAGCTTCCCCGCTCTCAGCTTCTCCGTCGCGAGGTGTTCACCAAGCGCGAGCGCGGCGCCCTCTCTGTCCGCAAGGCTGTCCTCTGGAAGACGAACAAGGACACGGTCGATCCCCTGTACCCGCCCTTTGTGGCCTTCTTCACCGACTTCGCCCCGGGCCGGCAGCAGCCGCTTCGCACGGACCTCCGCGTCGCTTCCACCGTCGAGCGCATCCACGCCCTTGCTGATGTTTGGCTCAAGGAGCACGTCACCCAGGGATGGGTCTGCCGCACGGCCACAATGGACTCCTCTCCCCTGCCCGCCTCGTGCCACGGGAGCGACGGCTTCCGTCTGGGTCTGACGGTCTCCTTCGCCCGGACCTCGTCGGTGAACTTCCATGTCGCCGTGCGGCGGATGAAGGCTCTGGCCGACGCGGGCAGCCTCACCGTCGAGAGCGACGAGAAGGGCCGGCCGAGGCATTACAGCTTGTCCGTTCGGCAGGAGGCGCTCGTCGAGAACGTCCGCCGCCTCGAGAGCCTTTACCGCGTCATCTCGCGCTGGAGCAGCGCCGAGATCAGCGTCAACGGCGAGCCGCTGGCCTTCCACGACGTGCAAGGCGTCCTCAACGCCATCGCCGACATCGCCTCGTGCTGGCGCCAGCAGAGGAAGCAGGCGACAGAGGGGGCGAACCCTTGCCGAGCCTGCTTCGCCCTCGGCTGCCAGCAGCTTCGGTTCACGGCGTCTCAAGGCTTCCCCGGCATCCCGCGGGACCATCCCGCCTGGTACGCCGTGGGCAGCTTCGATGCGAAGGTGGTGACCTTGGACAAGCCGGCCCTCCTCGCCCAGCTCGATACGCGGCTCAACGAGTCGCTCGCCATCTGCCCCTTCTTCGACCGCGAGCACACGGTGCAGCGCATCCGCGACCTGCCCGAGGCCCTCGACCCCGCCGCCGACCCGGCGCAGTGGACCTTGGGCTACGCCATTGATACCAGGAAGCCGGCCTGGGTCTTCCCCAAGGCCGCCCGCCGGCTGCCCTACGACGTAAGTCTCCAGCCCGAGGCAGGGTCCCTCTTCTTGCGCCCGGCGACAGCCGGCCACGCAGCGGCCCAGAACGGCCAGGGGGCGAATCTCTCGCCCGCGCTGGTGCCTGGGCCGCATCGGAGCATCCCAGCGGCCCGGTACGCCGACGTGTGCGGCCAGGACGCCGCCGTGGAAGCGGTCCGCGCCTACGCCGAGCTTCCTCTCAAGCACCCGGAACTCTTCCAGCGCGTCGGCGTCCGCCCCGGCCGAGGCATCCTCCTCTGGGGGCCACCGGGCAATGGCAAGACGCTGCTGGCACGGGCCGTGGCGGGGGAATCGGGCGCCCACATCGAGGTCATCTCCGGCCCTGAGGTCCTGAGCAAATGGGCCGGCGAGGGGGAGCAGCGCCTGAGAGACGTGTTCCAGCGCGCCGCCCGCTTGGCCCCATCGGTCGTCCTAATGGATGAACTCGACGCCATCGCCGGCGCCCGCGACGCGGCGGACGCCCGGCATCTGCGAGAACTCGTCTCCCAACTCCTCGTCCTCCTCGATGGCATCGAGGACCGCGGCCGCGTCCTCGTCATCGGCACCACGAACCGGCCCGAGGACATTGACCCCGCCATCCTCCGCCCCGGCCGCGTTGACCGCAAGGTCTGCCTCGGCCCGCCGAACGCCGAGGGCCGGGCGGCCCTCTTCGCCAAGCTCCTCGCCCGCATGCCGGTGGCCGAGGACGTCCGCCCCGACGCCCTCGCAGCTCGGACAGCGGGCTTCACAGGGGCTCAAGTGGAACACGTGGTCAACGAGGCGGGGCTGCTGGCGGTCAAAGGGGCCATCGCCCAAGCATTCCCCGTCGATACCGTACGGGTTCGCCTTGGCCACTTCCACCACGCCATCTGCAGGGCAAGACCCGCTCGCTCCGCGGCGCTTGCCTCGGTCATTGCACAAAGCTCCGACTGAGCTGGACCTGCCCGCGCGCCAACTGGTCGCCGCGGCGCCGCGACCACAGTCAAGGGGTGACGAACCGGCCCTCAGGGCTGCGCGTGCCCCTGTGCGTGGGCATTGATCCATAGACCGAGTTGCTCGACGCACAACTGGAGGCCCGCGATCTTCTGGATGGCCCAGCTCTGAAAGATCCTGTCATATTGGTTGCGCGCGCTGGGGTCGTGCGCGACGTACTCCTTGAAGTGCTGGCTGAACTCGCCGATCAGCACAGCGGCACGGGCCTCCACATCGTCGCCGGCCATGCCGGCGATGGGTGCACCAGACGCTCCCATGGAGCACTCCTTTCCTGCATCAAAGGCTGTGAGATGGCTGGACACCAACCGCCCAGTGCCATCCCGGATAGGGAGCGGGTTACCAGACCATGCCCTGTGATGGCAAGCCTGAGGGGCGAGTTCGGCGGCCGGCGGAACGGGCTTCGGGAACTCGTTCTTGGCCTTGATAACCTGAGCGACAGATGCCCTCATGTGCCGGCCGCCGTGGCGGCGGGGCCGCCAGAGAGGCGGCCCTCCGCGGCGGGCGGGGCTGAATAGAAGGAGGCTGCGATGGATGCTGCGTTGCGAGAGGAGATTGAAGGCCTGGCGGCGCTGGGGACGCCGGCGCTCAAGGCGAAGTACGTGGAGGCGTTCGGCGAGCGCTCGCGCTCGGGCAACGCCGCGTTCCTGCGGAAGCGGATCGCGTGGCGGCTCCAGGCGCGGGCGATGGGCGGCCTGTCGGAGCGGGCACGGCGCCGTGCCGAGGAGCTGGCCGACGAGGCGGATCTGCGGGTTCGGGCGCCGGGGCCGAGCCGCCGGCGGCAGGCGAGGGGCGCACAACCCCACGACCGCGCCGATGCGTCACGACCCCGACGCGATCCCCGGCTCCCGCCGGTCGGCGAACTGCTCGTCCGCGAGTTCCGAGGGATGACCATCGCCGCGCGGGTGCTCGAGGACGGCTTCGAGTACCAGGGCCGCCGCTATGCCTCGCTGAGCACCATCGCCTGCGAGGCCGCGGGCACGCGGTGGAACGGATACCGGTTCTTCGAGCTGGCCTGAGTCCAGCGCCCACAAGGAACAGGAAGGAGCAACAAAAATCATGCCAAACGGAAGACCAGGAGCGGGACAGGGGAGCCGCGAGCGACAGGAGATCCGCTGCGCGGTGTACACGCGGAAGTCCACGGACGAAGGCCTCGATCAGGACTTCAACTCGCTCGACGCCCAACGCGAGGCGGCGGAGGCGTACATCGCGAGCCAGCGCTCGGAAGGGTGGACCTTGCTGCCCGACCGCTACGACGACGGCGGCTACACGGGAGCGAACGTGGACCGCCCGGCGCTCCAGAGGCTACTGGCGGACATCGAGGCGGGCCGCGTCGAGTGCGTCGTCACGTACAAAGTGGATCGCCTGAGCCGTTCGCTCCTCGACTTCGCGCGGCTGATGGGGACCTTCGACGCGCACGGCGTCAGCTTCGTGTCCGTCACCCAGCAGTTCAACACCGCCACGTCGGTGGGCCGGCTGCTGCTGAACGTCCTCCTCTCGTTCGCCCAGTTCGAGCGCGAGATCATCGCCGAGCGGACGCGGGACAAGATGTCAGCCGCGCGCCGCAAGGGCAAGTGGACGGGCGGCGTGCCGGTCCTCGGCTACGACGTAGCGCCCGAGGGCGGCCGGCTGCTCGTGAACACGGAGGAAGCGGAACGAGTGAGGGCCATCTTCGCCCTCTACCTCGAGCGCCGAGGGCTGCTTCCCGTCGTCCAGGAACTGGAGCGTCTGGGGTGGTGCAACAAGCGATACACCACCCGCGAGGGCAGGGTACACGGTGGCGGGCCGTTCACCAAGACAACCGTGCAGAAGCTGCTGACGAACCCCCTCTACATCGGCCAGGTCCGCTCGAACGGCTCCCTTCATCCCGGCGAGCACGAGGCCCTTGTGGACGAGATCACCTGGCGGACGGCTCAGGAGCTGCTACGCCGCAACGGGCGGAACGGCACACGCCACAGGCGCCCCGGGCCGACACCACTCCTCCAGGGTCTGCTCCACTGCCGGCCCTGTGGGAAGGCCATGACGCACTCGGTCGCGGCCCGCGGGACGCGGCGGCACCGCTACTACGTCTGCCAGACGGCCCAGAAGCGCGGCTGGGCCGCCTGCCCAACGAAGTCCGTATCCGCCGAGAAGATCGAGGCGTCAGTAGCCGAGCAGTTGCGAGGCCTGCTCGCCGCCCCAGGCGCAAGCCGCATCGAGGCCCTCGCGCCCTTCGGCGATGGCTGGGAGACTCTCTCCCCGGCCGAGCGCCGGCGCGCAGTTGCCAGCGTCGTCGAGCGGATCGACTACGATGGCCCGTCAGGCCAGCTCGCCGCCGTGCTGCGAGATGGCGGCAGCGACCCCCTCCCAAGTGAAGAGCGAGGAGAACAATGAGCCAGACCGCACCCCCTCTGGATGCCATGCCCTTCCCGCAGCGCCTCGAATGGTCGTTGGCCCCCGCCGACGATCAAGCGCAGGAGAATGAGGTCCCGCCGCCCGAGCCGGGCAATGTCCCGCGCGTCGCGCGCCTCATTGCCCTCGCGATCCACTTCGACGGCCTGGTCCGGCGGGGCGAGGCGCCCGACTACGCTGCCCTCGCCCGATTGGGCCAGGTCACCCGTGCCCGAATGAGCCAGATCATGGACCTCCTCTGCCTCGCCCCCGACATCCAGGAGGCCCTTCTGTTCCTGCCTCGCGTGGAGAAGGGGCGCGACCCCGTCACGGAACACGACCTTAGGCCGGTCGCTGCCCAGGCGGACTGGGAGCACCAGAGAGCCGCGTGGGGCCAGCTCGTCGAGCGACGAGGCCTTCCTTGTCGCTGACGCGCGGGAAGCGCGCAAACTGCATGCAAGGGCGGAGAGAGGCGCCTCGGGGCGCCGCGCCAGTTCCTCTCGCATCCGAACCTATGGGTAGTGCAGAGCTTACGACACACAGGGGCCGAGCATGCGAAATCGCGCTTGACAGGTGCGGATTACTGCACTATCATAGTGTTTGGGAGGGAGGAGCGACGGATGGAGCGGCTGACGGAGAGACAAGCGGCGGTTCTGGAGTTCATCAGAGCCCAGCTCGCCGAGAAGGGGCGGCCACCGACCCTCGATGAGATCGGCACGCGATTCTGGATCGCCTCGTCGTTCGGGGTGCGCCGGCACCTCACGGCGCTGGAGAAGAAGGGGTACATCGAACGGCACGCGCATGCGGCGCGGGGGATTCGCCTGTCCCCCGAGCTCCGCGCCGTCACGGGCTTGCCCATCGTCGGCCGCGTGGCGGCGGGCGCACCCATCACGGCCATCGAGAACCTGGAGGGGTACCTGTCCATCGAGAGCCTCCTCCCCGAACGGGAGGGCATCTACGGCCTGAAGGTCCAAGGCGACAGCATGGAGGATGCGGGCATCCACGACGGCGACTACGTCGTCGTTCGTCCGCAGCCCGTGTTCGAGGACGGCGAGATCGGGGTCGCCGTGATCGATGAGGAGTGCACCGTCAAGCGGCTTCGGAAAGTGGGGGGCAAGATCGAGCTTCGGCCTGCCAGCAGCAAGCACAGGCCCTGGCTTGTTGACCCTTCCGAGCACGACTTCCGCTATGGAGGAAAGGTCGTCAAGGTTCTCAGCCTCCGCGACCCCGTGGCCGCGGGTGGATGACAGCCCGTCCTAAAGGGCAGAGATGCCTTTACCGCCCGACGGGGCGACTTAAGGTCCGCTTCCGAGCCGCTGAGGCTGCAGGAAGGCGGACCTTTCTTTTTGGCTTGACCGGGAAGTGGGGCCACTCGGCCAGGAGACGAGCCGATGCACAACGACGCGAAGCGACGCGCGGCAGCGGGCAGGCAGGCCCGCGAGCGCGGCCCGCCACACGGGGGGCACGTGTGCCACGCCGCGTGGCGACTTCCGGCGGCGTGGCATCGGCGTGGCATCTGGCGTGGCACTTTGTCTTCCCGCGCCAATCAACGGCCAGATTTCGTGACAAACATGTAGAGGGAGGTGAATTCCAACGGCCGAAGGAGGTCGCACGATGAGTGAGGACGTCCAACGTTGCACGGCGACGAGCAAACACACCGGCAAGCGCTGCCGCCAGCCGGCCGTGGCCGGCTCCAGCGTCTGCCGCTACCACGGCGCGGGTGGCGGCGCGCCGAAGGGCAACCTCAACCGCCTCGTCCACGGCGCCTACGCCGCGCGGGTCCTCAACGGCGAGGAGCGCCGCATCCACGACGCCTTCCTCGAGCGGCTGCGCGAGGACTTCGAGCTGAACGCCTCGTCCGACGAGGTGGCCGCGCAGATGGCCGCGATGGCGTTCCTCCAGTACGTGCGCGCCCAGAAGGCGGAGAAGGAGGCGGCGGCCGCGGCCCAGGCGCGGATCGTGCGCAACTGCCTGCGGGACCTCAAGGCCACGAAGGGCACCCGCGAGCGGGGCGGCGTCCCCCTGGGCACGACCCCGGCGGAGTGGGCCGCGGCAGTCGTCGGGAAGCTCAGGGAGGCGGAGAAGGGGGGTACGGCCAAGACGGGCACGGAGAAGTCGGAGGCCGAGCCCGTCCCGGCGCCGGAGGAACAGGAGAAGGAGGCCAGCCATGGCACGCAAGCTGTGTAAAGGCACCACGGACCGCGGCAGCCCCTGCCGTGCCGACGCCCGGTCCGGGTCCGACTACTGCTTCTGGCACGACCCGCACTCGCGCGCGGCACGGAGCGCGGCGGCACGCCGCGGCGGGGTCGTGCGGGCGCGGGGGGCCCTGGCCGACGACGAGGGCGTCGTGGCCGCCCGCCTCGCCGACCCCGTGACCTGGGGCGAACTCTACCTGCGGAACCGCGACGGCTCGCCTCGGAGCTACTGGCCCCACCAGGTCGAGGACCTCCGGGCGCCGGACCCCCAGATCGTCCACCTGGACGGCCGCGACTGCGGGAAGACCATCGCGTTGACGACCGACGTGCTCCACTTCGCCTTCACCACGCAGG harbors:
- a CDS encoding AAA family ATPase codes for the protein MIAQEQARWQPLGTAGRIAPQGSIADRALAQRLAAYKRQVAGRYRSISPADLATALPPGPYLVSPKLDGETWFLRVAGGEAWLLSPSGRVIGDVPATAEASRLLAGRDLLLAGELYANGSARRPRVHDLAAALGGGPSAPVDHLGFGAFDLLDDGGEDAQRIPFVGRAERLASLLDGGQLCRCVPFGQVTDSRELLETYDRLVTCEGHEGLVIRCADGQIIKVKPEITIDAAVVGFTERARGGVAELLLALLRPDGVFQLLGRVDTGFAEADRLELAERLRPLIVESSHLAASRAGALFRFVRPEVVVEAKCNDLLTLRASGEHVRRMAMRHTPGSAPPWEALRPLPAASMMHAVFRRLRDDKAVDTDGVRWSQVTDLVAVEDIGGAQAVELPRSQLLRREVFTKRERGALSVRKAVLWKTNKDTVDPLYPPFVAFFTDFAPGRQQPLRTDLRVASTVERIHALADVWLKEHVTQGWVCRTATMDSSPLPASCHGSDGFRLGLTVSFARTSSVNFHVAVRRMKALADAGSLTVESDEKGRPRHYSLSVRQEALVENVRRLESLYRVISRWSSAEISVNGEPLAFHDVQGVLNAIADIASCWRQQRKQATEGANPCRACFALGCQQLRFTASQGFPGIPRDHPAWYAVGSFDAKVVTLDKPALLAQLDTRLNESLAICPFFDREHTVQRIRDLPEALDPAADPAQWTLGYAIDTRKPAWVFPKAARRLPYDVSLQPEAGSLFLRPATAGHAAAQNGQGANLSPALVPGPHRSIPAARYADVCGQDAAVEAVRAYAELPLKHPELFQRVGVRPGRGILLWGPPGNGKTLLARAVAGESGAHIEVISGPEVLSKWAGEGEQRLRDVFQRAARLAPSVVLMDELDAIAGARDAADARHLRELVSQLLVLLDGIEDRGRVLVIGTTNRPEDIDPAILRPGRVDRKVCLGPPNAEGRAALFAKLLARMPVAEDVRPDALAARTAGFTGAQVEHVVNEAGLLAVKGAIAQAFPVDTVRVRLGHFHHAICRARPARSAALASVIAQSSD
- a CDS encoding DUF2924 domain-containing protein; protein product: MDAALREEIEGLAALGTPALKAKYVEAFGERSRSGNAAFLRKRIAWRLQARAMGGLSERARRRAEELADEADLRVRAPGPSRRRQARGAQPHDRADASRPRRDPRLPPVGELLVREFRGMTIAARVLEDGFEYQGRRYASLSTIACEAAGTRWNGYRFFELA
- a CDS encoding recombinase family protein translates to MPNGRPGAGQGSRERQEIRCAVYTRKSTDEGLDQDFNSLDAQREAAEAYIASQRSEGWTLLPDRYDDGGYTGANVDRPALQRLLADIEAGRVECVVTYKVDRLSRSLLDFARLMGTFDAHGVSFVSVTQQFNTATSVGRLLLNVLLSFAQFEREIIAERTRDKMSAARRKGKWTGGVPVLGYDVAPEGGRLLVNTEEAERVRAIFALYLERRGLLPVVQELERLGWCNKRYTTREGRVHGGGPFTKTTVQKLLTNPLYIGQVRSNGSLHPGEHEALVDEITWRTAQELLRRNGRNGTRHRRPGPTPLLQGLLHCRPCGKAMTHSVAARGTRRHRYYVCQTAQKRGWAACPTKSVSAEKIEASVAEQLRGLLAAPGASRIEALAPFGDGWETLSPAERRRAVASVVERIDYDGPSGQLAAVLRDGGSDPLPSEERGEQ
- the lexA gene encoding transcriptional repressor LexA; translation: MERLTERQAAVLEFIRAQLAEKGRPPTLDEIGTRFWIASSFGVRRHLTALEKKGYIERHAHAARGIRLSPELRAVTGLPIVGRVAAGAPITAIENLEGYLSIESLLPEREGIYGLKVQGDSMEDAGIHDGDYVVVRPQPVFEDGEIGVAVIDEECTVKRLRKVGGKIELRPASSKHRPWLVDPSEHDFRYGGKVVKVLSLRDPVAAGG